Proteins encoded in a region of the Mucispirillum schaedleri ASF457 genome:
- a CDS encoding DUF4282 domain-containing protein, whose translation MKKESFFKNILFLNKMYMPKIINILYILSVIASIIFGLFHCSFGILYLTDYEMKVFVVQGIALIILGPVVSRICAEQLVILFKINEQIEKLADMNISENKQNNING comes from the coding sequence ATGAAAAAAGAATCATTTTTCAAAAATATACTTTTTTTAAATAAAATGTATATGCCTAAAATTATAAATATATTATACATTTTATCAGTTATTGCATCAATTATATTTGGTTTATTTCATTGTTCTTTTGGAATATTGTATCTTACTGATTATGAAATGAAAGTATTTGTAGTTCAAGGCATTGCACTTATTATTTTAGGTCCTGTTGTATCCCGTATTTGTGCAGAACAGCTTGTAATTCTTTTTAAAATTAATGAGCAGATTGAAAAACTTGCAGATATGAATATATCAGAAAATAAGCAGAATAATATTAATGGCTAG
- a CDS encoding DUF4282 domain-containing protein, which produces MASDSMKNIFTLNKFILPKVINILYILAVIFSILFGISIIYDAACIFLPLYYHPCIIFTTYNDLIIDNIFFFVENDGLAVAAALSVGLFFIFIMPFIIRIYAEMLFVWYKIYKKMQLISELKEKKLKRENAGV; this is translated from the coding sequence ATGGCTAGTGATAGTATGAAAAATATTTTTACCTTAAATAAGTTTATTTTGCCAAAAGTCATAAATATTTTATATATTTTGGCAGTAATTTTTTCAATATTATTTGGTATATCTATTATTTATGATGCAGCATGTATATTTCTGCCATTATATTACCATCCGTGTATAATATTTACTACTTATAATGATTTAATAATAGATAATATCTTTTTTTTCGTTGAAAATGATGGCTTAGCTGTAGCAGCAGCATTATCTGTTGGTTTGTTTTTTATTTTTATTATGCCATTTATTATACGCATATATGCTGAAATGCTTTTTGTTTGGTATAAAATATATAAAAAAATGCAGCTGATTTCAGAATTAAAAGAGAAAAAATTAAAAAGAGAAAATGCAGGAGTGTAG
- a CDS encoding DUF4282 domain-containing protein — translation MNITDILFLNKLYTPKLINVIYWVSAVLYTLTGLFLIIAGYDAEERINGLFLFIFGIVIARIMAELTVIPFKIYAKVSKIADTMLTDEEKHSSENNMQAVVKETE, via the coding sequence ATGAATATTACAGACATTTTATTTTTAAATAAACTTTATACACCTAAATTAATTAATGTAATATACTGGGTCTCTGCAGTATTATATACTTTAACAGGTTTATTTTTAATCATAGCAGGCTATGATGCAGAAGAAAGGATTAATGGCTTATTCTTATTTATTTTTGGAATTGTCATTGCAAGAATAATGGCGGAATTAACAGTTATTCCATTTAAAATATATGCAAAAGTTTCTAAAATAGCTGATACTATGCTTACTGATGAAGAAAAACACAGCTCAGAAAATAATATGCAGGCAGTGGTAAAAGAAACTGAATAG
- the gpmI gene encoding 2,3-bisphosphoglycerate-independent phosphoglycerate mutase: MDKQKVILLILDGWGYRKDTEHNAVSAADPVNFKSLMQDNKWTLIDASEERVGLPSGQMGNSEVGHTNIGAGRIVYQDLLRISNDIKSGEAKNNSVIKKLMEDTKNGSGRLHLLGLISDGGVHSHIEHFKGICLIAKEYGIKEVYIHAFTDGRDTPPNSGLGYITDLDNFLKENNAGQISDITGRFYAMDRDKRWDRVEKAWNLLKNGIGESEAASPVEAMKTGTETDEFVKPVKITGVDGTLKDGDNVFMMNFRADRVREIVSIMIQDNFDGFDRGAKPNLNVVTMTEYEKSFGLPIAYPPEDLVNILGEVISNSGLKQLRIAETEKYAHVTYFFNGGREEPFKNEERALIASPRDVATYDLKPQMSVYEVESKFEELFRKGDIDVVIMNFANPDMVGHTGVEEAAVNACKAVDDCLGKVMQTAKDMNAALFVTADHGNSEQMWDYENNQPHTAHTLNPVVFAVYNYQGNLNGIHGKLADIAPTILKVLNISQPKEMTGESLLA, encoded by the coding sequence ATGGATAAACAAAAAGTAATTCTTCTTATTCTTGACGGATGGGGTTATAGAAAAGATACAGAGCATAATGCAGTATCAGCAGCAGACCCTGTTAATTTTAAATCACTTATGCAGGATAATAAATGGACATTAATTGATGCTTCTGAAGAACGAGTTGGGCTTCCAAGCGGTCAAATGGGTAATTCAGAAGTAGGGCACACAAATATAGGTGCAGGTCGTATTGTATATCAAGACCTGCTTCGTATTTCTAATGATATTAAATCAGGGGAAGCAAAAAACAACTCTGTAATTAAAAAATTAATGGAAGATACTAAAAATGGCAGTGGCAGACTGCATCTTTTAGGGCTTATATCTGACGGCGGTGTTCATTCTCATATAGAGCATTTTAAAGGAATATGCTTAATAGCTAAAGAGTATGGTATAAAAGAAGTATATATCCATGCTTTTACTGATGGCAGAGATACTCCACCTAACAGTGGTTTAGGCTATATTACTGATTTAGATAACTTCCTAAAAGAAAACAATGCTGGGCAAATATCTGATATTACAGGCAGATTTTATGCTATGGATAGAGATAAACGCTGGGACAGGGTAGAAAAAGCATGGAACCTGCTTAAAAACGGCATTGGAGAAAGTGAAGCTGCCTCACCAGTTGAAGCTATGAAAACAGGCACAGAAACAGATGAATTTGTAAAACCAGTGAAAATTACTGGGGTAGATGGCACATTAAAAGATGGTGATAATGTATTTATGATGAATTTCAGAGCAGACAGAGTTCGTGAAATTGTAAGCATTATGATACAGGATAATTTTGACGGATTTGACCGTGGTGCAAAACCAAACCTTAATGTAGTTACTATGACAGAGTATGAAAAATCATTTGGACTGCCTATTGCTTATCCACCTGAAGATTTAGTGAATATTTTAGGTGAAGTTATCAGTAACAGCGGTTTAAAACAGTTAAGAATTGCTGAAACTGAAAAATATGCCCATGTAACATATTTCTTTAACGGCGGCAGAGAAGAGCCTTTTAAAAATGAAGAAAGAGCGTTAATAGCATCTCCACGAGATGTTGCAACTTATGATTTAAAGCCACAGATGAGTGTATATGAAGTGGAATCAAAATTTGAAGAGCTTTTTAGAAAAGGCGATATAGATGTGGTTATTATGAATTTTGCAAATCCTGATATGGTAGGTCATACTGGTGTAGAAGAAGCTGCTGTAAATGCATGTAAAGCAGTAGATGACTGTTTAGGTAAAGTCATGCAGACAGCAAAAGATATGAATGCAGCTCTTTTTGTTACAGCAGACCATGGCAACTCTGAGCAAATGTGGGATTATGAAAATAACCAGCCACATACAGCTCACACATTAAACCCTGTAGTTTTTGCAGTATATAACTATCAAGGAAACTTAAACGGTATCCATGGCAAACTGGCTGATATTGCACCAACAATATTAAAAGTATTAAATATTTCTCAGCCAAAAGAGATGACTGGAGAAAGCCTTTTAGCTTAA
- a CDS encoding ComF family protein, producing the protein MLNEIFSGKCPACSGAAAINAALCDECMSLLHPFNYFCGRCAFPLLWPGASCYRCKGKLSKRITNIYALYHYDKVVRNMILQMKFHYHIRLKYTLKQLIFLPNFITKYDGIVTVPSHFLRHFVRFYHPADILAEYAAYKLNIPILHNLKRVRYTKFQSHILRADRKENVKKAFYCKKFKSHIKNILLVDDILTTGATINECVNELYTAGAGRIDVLVFAK; encoded by the coding sequence ATGCTTAATGAAATATTTTCAGGCAAATGCCCTGCATGCAGCGGGGCAGCTGCCATTAATGCAGCACTTTGTGATGAGTGTATGTCTTTGCTGCATCCATTTAATTATTTTTGCGGCAGATGTGCCTTTCCTTTATTATGGCCCGGGGCTTCCTGCTACAGGTGCAAAGGTAAACTTTCCAAAAGAATAACTAATATTTATGCTTTATATCATTATGATAAGGTAGTGAGAAATATGATACTTCAAATGAAATTTCACTATCATATCAGGCTTAAATATACATTAAAGCAGTTAATCTTTCTTCCAAACTTTATAACAAAGTATGATGGAATAGTTACTGTTCCAAGCCATTTTTTAAGGCATTTTGTCAGATTTTATCACCCTGCAGATATTTTAGCAGAATATGCTGCATACAAACTAAATATTCCCATTTTACATAATCTTAAAAGAGTGCGGTATACTAAATTTCAGTCACATATTTTAAGAGCAGACAGAAAAGAAAATGTTAAAAAAGCATTTTACTGCAAAAAGTTTAAAAGTCATATTAAAAATATTCTTCTTGTAGATGATATATTAACAACAGGTGCTACAATTAATGAATGTGTAAATGAGCTGTATACCGCAGGTGCAGGAAGAATAGATGTGTTAGTATTTGCAAAGTAA
- the metF gene encoding methylenetetrahydrofolate reductase [NAD(P)H] produces the protein MSISNILNTRNPSISFEFFPPKTLVIEKVLFDTIDSLQEEHADFSSVTFGAGGSTADKTLDWINYIKDTCRYETMMHITCVGFDKVTLDNILEKLENAGIENVLALRGDIPKGSDLKQGDFKYASDLVSYIAKRGKFCIGVAGYPERHPESPDFEKDIEMLKYKVDMGASFIITQLFFDNEYFYRFRERAEKAGIKVPIVAGIMPIVNFSQIERFKVMCSSNIPENLIKSMQGKSEEDIASIGIDYAVNQCEDLVKNQVAGLHFYTLNRSHATKRILDKLHFL, from the coding sequence ATGAGCATTTCAAATATTTTAAATACAAGAAACCCTTCTATTTCTTTTGAATTTTTTCCACCTAAAACTTTAGTTATAGAAAAAGTGCTTTTTGATACTATAGATTCTTTGCAGGAAGAGCATGCAGATTTTTCATCAGTTACTTTTGGAGCAGGGGGCAGCACTGCAGATAAAACTTTAGACTGGATAAATTATATTAAGGATACATGCAGATATGAAACAATGATGCATATTACATGTGTTGGTTTTGATAAAGTTACACTTGATAATATACTGGAAAAACTTGAAAATGCAGGTATAGAAAATGTGCTTGCACTTCGTGGCGATATACCAAAAGGAAGCGATTTAAAACAGGGTGATTTTAAGTATGCTTCTGATTTGGTAAGCTATATTGCAAAACGGGGTAAGTTTTGTATAGGTGTGGCAGGCTATCCTGAAAGACATCCTGAATCACCAGATTTTGAAAAAGATATAGAGATGCTGAAATATAAAGTAGATATGGGTGCATCATTTATTATTACTCAGTTATTTTTTGATAATGAATATTTTTACAGATTTAGAGAAAGAGCAGAAAAAGCAGGAATAAAAGTGCCTATTGTGGCAGGAATAATGCCTATTGTAAATTTTTCTCAGATAGAAAGATTTAAAGTAATGTGTTCAAGCAATATACCTGAAAATTTAATAAAATCTATGCAAGGCAAAAGCGAGGAAGATATTGCATCTATTGGCATAGATTATGCAGTTAATCAGTGTGAAGATTTAGTTAAAAATCAGGTGGCAGGGCTGCACTTTTATACATTAAACAGGTCTCATGCTACAAAACGCATATTAGATAAACTCCATTTTTTATAA
- a CDS encoding alanine/glycine:cation symporter family protein encodes MDSFVSYLNSFRDIVWGVPMILLLLGTHIYLTYKTGFIQRKVPLGIKLSITKDDSSAGDVSQFQALTTALASTIGTGNIIGVGTAVYLGGPGAVFWCWITGVFGIATKYAESLISVKYRVQSKDGRMLGGAMYALERGLNMKKMAVAFALFAMIASFGIGCATQINAIAEVFDSNFAFAGVPRIYIGIIFGILTAFIIIGGIKSIARVCANLVPFMAVFYILASIYILFLNYDYLFPALKSIITLAFAPGSVEGGLIGQGIIIAARFGIARGLFSNESGLGSAPLVASAAQTKNPVRQALVSATGTFWDTVVFCLITGIIIVSTVMKYPEVNMINFQNGGQMTTAAFNQIPYFGSFILIIALTTFAYSTILGWSYYGERCAEYLFGRKAILPYKLLYIAVLIFAPVLALDMVWTIADILNAFMAVPNLIAVLLLSSQISNDTKFYIDNIDHTHKEEIPVVDK; translated from the coding sequence ATGGATAGTTTTGTATCATATTTAAATAGTTTTAGAGATATAGTATGGGGAGTGCCTATGATTTTACTGCTTTTAGGCACGCATATTTATCTTACATATAAAACAGGATTTATTCAAAGAAAAGTGCCATTAGGCATAAAACTTTCCATAACAAAAGATGACAGTTCTGCAGGTGATGTAAGTCAGTTTCAGGCATTGACTACAGCCCTTGCTTCTACAATAGGCACAGGCAATATCATAGGTGTAGGCACAGCAGTATATTTAGGTGGACCGGGTGCAGTTTTCTGGTGCTGGATAACTGGTGTATTTGGTATTGCTACAAAATATGCAGAATCATTAATAAGTGTAAAATATAGAGTTCAGTCAAAAGACGGCAGAATGTTAGGCGGTGCAATGTATGCTCTTGAAAGGGGCTTAAATATGAAAAAAATGGCAGTTGCATTTGCTCTTTTTGCTATGATTGCATCATTTGGCATAGGATGTGCAACTCAAATTAATGCTATTGCAGAAGTATTTGACTCTAACTTTGCTTTTGCAGGTGTTCCACGCATTTATATTGGCATAATTTTTGGCATTTTAACAGCTTTTATTATTATTGGTGGTATTAAATCTATTGCAAGAGTATGTGCAAACTTAGTGCCTTTTATGGCAGTCTTTTATATTTTAGCAAGTATTTATATACTGTTTTTAAACTATGACTATCTTTTTCCTGCATTAAAATCAATTATAACTCTTGCTTTTGCTCCCGGCTCTGTGGAAGGCGGTTTAATAGGTCAGGGTATTATAATTGCTGCAAGGTTTGGTATTGCAAGGGGGCTTTTTTCAAACGAATCAGGTCTTGGCTCTGCTCCGCTTGTAGCCTCAGCTGCTCAAACTAAAAATCCTGTCAGGCAGGCTCTTGTTTCTGCAACAGGCACATTCTGGGATACTGTTGTTTTCTGCCTTATAACTGGTATAATTATAGTTTCAACAGTTATGAAATACCCAGAAGTGAATATGATAAATTTCCAAAATGGCGGGCAGATGACTACTGCGGCTTTTAATCAGATACCATATTTTGGCTCGTTTATATTAATTATTGCATTAACAACTTTTGCTTATTCTACAATTTTAGGCTGGTCATATTACGGTGAACGATGTGCAGAATATTTATTTGGCAGAAAAGCTATACTGCCTTATAAACTTTTATATATTGCAGTATTAATATTTGCACCAGTGCTTGCTCTTGATATGGTATGGACTATTGCAGATATTCTGAATGCTTTTATGGCAGTGCCAAACTTGATTGCTGTGCTGCTTCTTTCATCACAAATATCAAATGATACTAAATTTTATATAGATAACATTGACCATACACATAAGGAAGAAATACCAGTGGTGGATAAATAA
- a CDS encoding ATP-binding cassette domain-containing protein, which yields MVNAVFIEGLIYAMMVLGVFMTFRILDFPDMTVDGSFATGACVAAMFITNGSDLYLGLVVAIIAGMTAGIFTALLHTLLKIPNLLAGIITMTMLYSINTRITNGSSFVPLPNNKYDTAVTNADNAITGFFGSFGLEISSSISILIFFLLLLIYIKILIDIFFRTDLGISLGALGSNEQMILSQGMNPNVLKVLGVGMSNGLVALSGAMYAQFTGSASVQSGQGIIVVGLAAVMIGEFLIRSNKIWLITFGVIIGSIIYKAIIYFGLKYGYDIGLGPNDLKLISGILIILIIVASKLQKKKGGSKKMAVEKSSPVVASISFVDGFINKTYPFWFLSLYLMLFIYPMVLFFKYCKNSDNSVWMLIFALTVLFLVFIHIKVFLMSKFGAESKINMAFKKVSFGINKRSKSVAGANTLEDDYKGDNVLVLQNVSKSFFEGTPDEKHVLKNLSLTVNKGDFITIIGSNGAGKSTLFNVIAGTYKASSGNIIYKMKNITKMPEYLKAVFIGRIFQNPLLGTSGDMALEDNMILCRKKGFKLPVISLNKKVRKEFADHAARLNMGLEKRLGDNVGLFSGGQRQALTLLMTAMSHPELVLLDEHTAALDPDNSNRVMELTLQLREEYGLTMMMITHNMQHAIKYGNRLLMMDNGEIIMDISGKEKENLTVEAIMEKFKAIRKDELTDEKLLLAR from the coding sequence ATGGTTAATGCGGTTTTTATTGAAGGCTTGATTTATGCAATGATGGTTCTAGGAGTTTTTATGACTTTTAGAATTCTTGATTTTCCAGATATGACGGTAGATGGTTCTTTTGCAACAGGTGCATGTGTTGCAGCTATGTTTATTACTAATGGTTCTGATTTATATCTAGGTTTAGTCGTTGCAATTATTGCAGGTATGACAGCAGGTATTTTTACTGCTCTTTTGCATACTTTATTAAAAATTCCAAACCTTTTAGCTGGTATTATTACCATGACTATGCTTTATTCTATAAATACACGCATAACTAATGGCAGCAGCTTTGTACCGCTTCCTAATAATAAATATGATACTGCAGTTACAAATGCAGATAATGCAATTACTGGCTTTTTTGGCAGTTTTGGTTTAGAAATAAGCTCAAGTATAAGCATACTTATATTTTTCCTGCTTTTACTTATTTATATAAAAATTCTTATAGACATATTTTTCAGAACAGATTTAGGTATATCTCTTGGTGCTTTAGGCTCTAATGAGCAGATGATATTATCTCAGGGCATGAATCCTAATGTATTAAAAGTATTAGGTGTTGGTATGTCTAACGGTCTTGTAGCATTAAGCGGTGCAATGTATGCTCAGTTTACAGGCAGTGCATCAGTGCAGAGCGGTCAGGGTATAATAGTTGTTGGTCTTGCTGCTGTTATGATTGGGGAGTTTTTAATCCGCTCTAATAAAATATGGCTTATAACTTTTGGAGTAATAATTGGCTCTATTATATATAAAGCAATTATTTATTTCGGCTTAAAATATGGCTATGACATAGGTCTTGGACCTAATGATTTAAAACTTATTTCTGGTATATTAATAATATTAATTATTGTTGCAAGTAAACTGCAGAAAAAGAAAGGCGGCAGTAAAAAAATGGCAGTTGAAAAATCAAGCCCTGTTGTTGCCAGCATATCTTTTGTAGACGGCTTTATTAATAAAACATATCCATTTTGGTTTTTGTCATTATATTTAATGCTTTTTATATACCCTATGGTATTGTTTTTTAAATACTGTAAAAATAGTGATAATTCAGTATGGATGCTGATTTTTGCTCTTACAGTGCTGTTTTTAGTATTTATACATATTAAAGTATTCTTAATGAGTAAATTTGGTGCAGAAAGCAAGATTAATATGGCATTTAAAAAAGTATCTTTTGGTATAAATAAACGCAGTAAATCAGTAGCTGGAGCAAATACTCTTGAAGATGATTATAAAGGTGATAATGTTTTAGTTTTGCAGAATGTATCAAAAAGTTTTTTTGAAGGTACACCAGATGAAAAACATGTATTAAAAAATCTATCTTTAACAGTGAATAAAGGCGATTTTATTACAATAATTGGCTCAAATGGAGCAGGTAAATCAACACTATTTAATGTTATAGCTGGCACATATAAAGCATCATCAGGTAATATTATATATAAAATGAAAAATATTACAAAAATGCCTGAATACTTAAAAGCTGTGTTTATTGGCAGAATATTCCAAAACCCACTGCTTGGAACAAGCGGTGATATGGCATTAGAAGATAATATGATATTATGCCGTAAAAAAGGCTTTAAACTGCCAGTGATAAGCCTTAATAAAAAAGTAAGAAAAGAGTTTGCAGACCATGCTGCTCGTCTAAATATGGGGCTTGAAAAAAGACTTGGAGATAATGTAGGACTTTTTTCCGGTGGTCAAAGACAGGCACTTACTCTGCTTATGACAGCTATGAGCCACCCTGAACTTGTGCTTTTAGATGAACATACTGCAGCTCTTGACCCAGATAACTCTAACAGGGTAATGGAGCTTACTTTACAGTTAAGAGAAGAATACGGGCTTACAATGATGATGATTACTCATAATATGCAGCATGCTATAAAGTATGGCAACAGGCTTTTAATGATGGATAATGGCGAAATAATTATGGATATATCAGGTAAAGAAAAAGAAAACTTAACTGTTGAAGCTATTATGGAAAAATTTAAAGCTATTAGAAAAGATGAATTAACAGATGAAAAACTGCTGCTTGCAAGATAG
- a CDS encoding LysE/ArgO family amino acid transporter, with amino-acid sequence MVLTDFIQGFLLELGLVMTVGLQSAFILKQGIRREYVIVAVLTCFFSETLLVVTGIAGMGAVVRSIPHLYEIITGAGIVFLFFYAGRSLYAAVRKNDYIVIDNEEKGLVSKKEVLLSGLAFALFNPHVIIDTTIMGSLAANFYPHHWIFGLGVICAAFVWYSFLGTVGAALAKPLSHPKTWKIINVIIAALCIYMASQFIHNFNNPNHDHSHINLFGVHDDLFENSHNHGIDR; translated from the coding sequence ATGGTATTAACCGATTTTATTCAGGGATTTTTACTAGAGCTTGGCTTAGTTATGACTGTTGGGCTGCAAAGTGCTTTTATATTAAAGCAGGGTATCCGCAGAGAGTATGTTATAGTTGCTGTTCTTACATGTTTTTTCAGTGAAACACTGCTTGTAGTAACAGGCATTGCTGGTATGGGAGCCGTTGTCCGCTCTATACCACATTTATATGAAATCATAACTGGTGCAGGTATTGTTTTTCTATTTTTCTATGCAGGCAGGTCATTATATGCAGCAGTCAGGAAAAATGATTACATAGTTATAGATAATGAAGAAAAAGGTCTTGTTTCTAAAAAAGAAGTGCTGCTTTCAGGGCTTGCATTTGCACTGTTTAACCCGCATGTTATTATTGATACTACCATAATGGGCTCTTTGGCAGCTAACTTTTATCCACATCATTGGATATTTGGTTTAGGTGTTATATGTGCAGCATTTGTATGGTATTCTTTTTTAGGAACAGTGGGTGCTGCTCTTGCAAAACCATTAAGCCATCCAAAAACTTGGAAAATAATTAATGTAATTATTGCCGCCCTTTGTATCTATATGGCATCTCAATTTATACATAACTTTAATAACCCAAATCATGACCATAGTCATATTAACTTATTTGGTGTGCATGATGATTTATTTGAAAACAGTCATAATCACGGTATAGATAGATAA
- a CDS encoding DUF1848 domain-containing protein, with product MILSVSRRTDIPAFYAEWFMNRLKAGFVYVRNPFNIYQVSEVPLTPDNVDAIVFWTKNSKPLHQYLSEIDNMGYKYYFQFTITPYGKEIEENIEKKEKIVETFKNLSEKTGKEKVILRYDPVILNDKYTIDFHIKSFERLCSILSSYTEKVVISFLDDYKKISKNIKCQNIKEITEDEMNIIAENFSDIAGRYNLILESCAEEINLKKYNINHGKCIDDELIGKITNSVLDVSKDGQRTACGCVKCIDIGEYNTCLHKCLYCYANIDKESAFENYRRHDKYSPVLIGSIDRIKDKITKRNQKDTKSLKKVDEVIAKQGSIEDMLNI from the coding sequence ATGATTTTAAGTGTTTCTAGAAGAACAGATATACCAGCATTTTATGCTGAATGGTTTATGAATAGATTGAAAGCTGGGTTTGTATATGTTCGTAACCCTTTCAATATTTATCAAGTGTCAGAAGTTCCTTTAACACCTGATAATGTAGATGCAATAGTTTTTTGGACAAAAAATTCAAAACCGCTTCATCAGTATTTATCTGAAATAGATAATATGGGTTATAAATATTATTTTCAGTTCACTATTACGCCTTATGGTAAAGAAATAGAAGAAAATATAGAAAAGAAAGAAAAAATAGTAGAAACATTTAAAAATTTATCTGAAAAAACAGGTAAAGAAAAAGTTATTCTGCGATATGACCCAGTTATATTAAATGATAAATATACAATAGATTTTCACATTAAATCTTTTGAAAGGTTATGCAGTATATTATCAAGCTATACTGAAAAAGTTGTTATAAGCTTCCTAGATGATTATAAAAAAATATCAAAAAATATTAAATGTCAGAATATCAAAGAAATAACAGAAGATGAGATGAATATTATAGCTGAAAATTTTTCAGATATTGCGGGCAGATATAATTTGATATTAGAAAGCTGTGCAGAAGAAATAAACTTGAAAAAATACAATATTAATCATGGCAAATGTATTGATGATGAGCTTATAGGAAAAATAACTAATTCTGTATTAGATGTGTCAAAAGATGGGCAGCGAACAGCCTGCGGTTGTGTGAAATGTATTGACATTGGCGAATATAATACCTGCCTGCATAAGTGTTTATACTGCTATGCAAATATTGATAAAGAAAGTGCATTTGAAAATTATAGACGGCATGATAAATATTCCCCTGTTTTAATAGGCAGTATAGACAGGATAAAAGATAAAATTACTAAAAGAAATCAAAAAGATACCAAAAGTTTAAAAAAGGTAGATGAAGTAATAGCAAAACAAGGCAGTATTGAAGATATGCTGAATATTTAA
- a CDS encoding DUF2062 domain-containing protein — protein sequence MCKKIKNYFNNLYRYCYLKLIIPIKKERHNPKYIAWGTAVGLFCGFTPIVWQMNIVLLIWFIARFFKFYFSLPIGLAWTWVSNSFTNLPLFYLYYITGSFIMGQETGGYNEFISFFENGLMEGIKQTFIFWGKPIILGSFAFMMFFSITGYFISYRYACKLRDNWNVKKMKNKLLEEVL from the coding sequence ATGTGTAAAAAAATAAAAAATTATTTTAATAATCTATACAGATACTGCTATTTAAAATTAATTATTCCCATAAAAAAAGAGCGACATAATCCTAAATATATTGCATGGGGCACAGCTGTTGGGCTTTTCTGCGGGTTTACACCTATTGTATGGCAGATGAATATAGTGCTGCTTATATGGTTTATTGCTAGATTCTTTAAGTTTTATTTCAGTCTGCCGATAGGTCTTGCCTGGACATGGGTAAGCAACTCTTTTACAAATCTGCCGCTTTTTTATTTGTATTATATAACTGGCTCTTTTATTATGGGGCAGGAAACAGGTGGATATAATGAATTTATAAGTTTTTTTGAAAATGGATTAATGGAAGGCATAAAACAGACCTTTATATTCTGGGGCAAACCGATAATACTGGGTAGTTTTGCTTTTATGATGTTTTTCTCTATTACAGGATATTTTATAAGTTACAGGTATGCTTGTAAATTAAGGGATAATTGGAATGTAAAAAAAATGAAGAATAAACTTTTAGAAGAAGTATTATAA